Proteins found in one Sardina pilchardus chromosome 11, fSarPil1.1, whole genome shotgun sequence genomic segment:
- the LOC134095303 gene encoding putative gonadotropin-releasing hormone II receptor, with protein MPMPLLHQTYDSEWNMSCDFPSHTCNRSLGTQLTLPTFSTAAKVRVTITFILCAVSGICNLAVLCSAYGGRRKSHVRLLMLNLSVADLLVTFIVMPLDAAWNLTVQWLAGDFACRLLMFLKLMAMYSCAFVTVVISLDRQSAILNPLAINKARRRNTIQLTVAWTLSVVLSLPQAFIFHQVTITSPAHFTQCLTLGTFQQRWQETLYNMFTFCFLFLLPLLIMVSCYTRILLEISRGMLGNSSSANEIRLRRSNNNIIPKARMRTLKMSIVIVGSFIVCWTPYYLLGLWYWFSPEGLVKTMPDSLTHLLFLFGLLNACLDPLTYGLFSLPLRRRRPAVTVEMESTTHVTTLSCRRLPGTGGGEGQTERDASPTQGQREEGERGEQRLLTNSDELL; from the exons ATGCCTATGCCTTTGTTGCACCAGACGTATGACTCGGAGTGGAACATGAGCTGCGATTTCCCCTCACACACCTGTAACCGCAGCCTGGGCACACAGCTCACTTTGCCCACCTTCAGCACCGCGGCAAAAGTTCGTGTCACCATCACCTTCATCCTGTGCGCCGTCTCTGGAATCTGCAACCTCGCGGTGCTCTGCAGTGCCTACGGCGGCCGTCGCAAGTCGCACGTGCGCCTGCTAATGTTGAACCTGAGCGTGGCAGACCTGCTGGTGACGTTCATCGTCATGCCGCTGGATGCTGCGTGGAATTTGACGGTGCAGTGGCTGGCCGGAGACTTTGCGTGTCGACTGTTGATGTTTCTCAAGCTGATGGCTATGTACTCCTGCGCGTTTGTCACCGTGGTGATAAGTCTGGACAGACAGTCTGCCATACTGAATCCATTAGCCATCAACAAAGCCAGGAGGAGAAACACAATCCAGCTGACGGTGGCATGGACATTAAGTGTTGTTCTATCGCTGCCTCAG GCGTTCATCTTTCATCAGGTGACCATCACATCCCCGGCACACTTTACGCAGTGCTTGACGCTCGGCACCTTCCAGCAGCGATGGCAGGAGACGCTTTACAACATGTTCACGTTCTGCTTCCTCTTCCTGCTGCCGCTGCTCATCATGGTCAGCTGCTACACGCGCATCTTGCTGGAGATCTCCCGCGGCATGCTGGGAAACAGCT CATCAGCCAATGAGATCCGCTTGCGTCGctccaacaacaacatcatcccCAAGGCTCGCATGCGCACGCTGAAGATGAGCATCGTCATCGTCGGCTCCTTCATCGTGTGCTGGACGCCCTACTACCTGCTGGGCCTGTGGTACTGGTTCAGCCCGGAGGGCCTGGTGAAGACCATGCCCGACTCGCTGACCCACCTCCTGTTCCTGTTCGGCCTGCTCAACGCCTGCCTGGACCCGCTCACCTACGGCCTCTTCTCGCTGCCGCTGCGCAGGCGCAGGCCAGCCGTCACCGTGGAGATGGAGAGCACCACCCACGTCACCACGCTCAGCTGCAGGCGGCTGCCGGGGACGGGTGGcggagagggacagacagagcgaGACGCGAGCCCAACGCAGGGGcaaagggaggaaggagagagaggagagcagagactgCTGACCAACTCTGATGAATTGTTGTGA